One part of the uncultured Methanobrevibacter sp. genome encodes these proteins:
- the endA gene encoding tRNA-intron lyase encodes MRGNLSDGIVSIKIEEGAKRPIALHEKSKFGKIEADFLHLSLIEACYLQEKGRLNIYEDDVECSIGYLIDLLRQDELYGKYVVYRDLKDRGYVIKTGFKYGTEFRLYNRGGGPGQGHSDYLVKIIFENYDINALDFASYVRVSHGVNKKLLLAIVDEDFDITYYNVEWTRP; translated from the coding sequence ATGCGTGGAAATTTATCAGACGGTATTGTTTCAATCAAGATTGAAGAGGGTGCTAAGAGACCGATTGCATTACATGAAAAGAGCAAATTCGGTAAGATTGAAGCTGATTTTTTACATCTTTCCTTGATTGAGGCCTGTTATCTACAGGAAAAGGGTCGATTAAATATTTATGAGGATGATGTTGAATGCAGCATAGGGTATTTGATTGATCTTTTAAGACAGGATGAGCTTTATGGTAAATATGTTGTTTACCGTGATTTGAAAGACCGTGGTTATGTTATAAAGACCGGTTTTAAATACGGCACTGAATTCAGGTTGTACAATCGTGGAGGAGGTCCTGGTCAGGGACATTCCGACTATCTGGTTAAGATCATATTTGAAAATTATGATATCAATGCCCTTGATTTTGCAAGCTATGTGAGGGTTTCTCACGGTGTCAACAAAAAGCTACTTCTGGCAATAGTTGATGAGGATTTTGATATAACATACTATAATGTGGAATGGACTAGACCATAA